The following is a genomic window from Candidatus Binatia bacterium.
CCTCAGGTGCCCCGCGGAAGACCAAGGACTTGCATGGCGATGATCCCGCGCATGATCTCTGACGTTCCGGAGGCGATGCTGGCGGCGGGTGCACCGAGAAACGCTCCCTGCAGCCATTGGGCGGGATTGAAGCGTTGGCTGTTCGGCTGAGGCGTATCGTACAGCAAGCCGGCCGCCCCGAGAATCGACATGCCGACCCGCGGCATCGTCTGCGTGAGCTCGGTCCAGTGAAGTTTGATGATCGATGCCTCAGGACCAGGCATGCCCATGCGCAGCAACTTGTGCAACGTGCGCTGGCACGTGTGGCGGAAGGTCTCGACGCCGAGATAGATATCGGCGAGCGCCTGGCGCGTAACCGGATCGCGGGTGGCGCCACGCTCACGCGCCCAGCGCATGAGTGCATCTCGCCCCTTGGTCAGGAGGATTTGCATCTCCACCACGTACAGGATGCCGCGTTCGTTCTGGAGTGCCGCGGTCGCGATCTGCCACCCGTTGTTCAACTCGCCGAGGAGATTGTCACGGGGCACTCGCACGTTTTCGAAGAAGACCTCGTTGAACTCCGCCTGTCCGCCCATCTGGCGCAACGGCCGCACGGTGATGCCGGGGCTTTTCATGTCGACGAGCAGACAGGAGATGCCCTTGCGCCGGGCCGACTCCGGGTCGGTGCGGCAGAGCACCATGCACCAGTCGGCGCGGTGCGCCAGCGTGGTCCAGACTTTCTGGCCGTTGAGTACGAAGGAGTCGCCTTCCAGGATCGCTTTGGTTCGGAGTGATGCCAAATCCGAGCCGGCACTCGGCTCAGAAAAGCCGAAGCACCAGAGATCTTCCGCCGTCAGGATGCGCCGGGCGAACCGGCGCCTTTGTTCCTCCGTGCCGTAGGCGATCACGGGCGGCCCGGCGATGCCGATGCCGAGGCTGCCCACGACCTCCGGCGCCCCGGCACGGGCCATTTCTTCCGTGTAGACGATCTGCTCCGGAATGGATGCGCCCCGGCCGCCGTACTCGACGGGCCAGGTGATGCCGACCCAGCGGGCTTCGGCCAGTTTCGCCTGCCAGGCGCGGAGGCGTGGCACCCGCTCGGTCTCAAGTAACTGGGCGGCATTTTCCGGCCGCAATTCGTTGGGGAGATTGCTTGCGAGCCAGCCCCGTAGCTCACGACGGAATTCCTCCAAGTCCTGGGTCGCCATGGCACAAAGTTCTAATCGGATGCTGCCGGAAGGTCAATGTGTCGAGACTGCCTGAACGGTATCGGGGGCACTCACAGCCTCCTATGCGCGGGCCGGTATCAAACCCCGCGTGGCGATGCGCCTGGTCATGCGATGCCTGCTCTTCCAAAACGACGGTGAGCGAAGTAGTATGCGGCGCACTAGCCAATGTCAATTTACCCTCGGAAGTCGGTCCCCGGCGGTAGCATCACTGTGGAAATCGGTGTAAGGAACCTCGCGACTAAGGTGTTTGAGATGTTGTGGAAGCAAGGTCGGGTTCTCGTGTGGGCAGCTGTGGTCCTGTTGGTGTTCAGTGCGGAGGCTGCCCTGGGGCAGACACCGCCGCCGCCGAAAGGCGACGTCAACTGTGATCAGCGGGTCAATGCTGCGGACGTCGATGCGCTGGTGGACATCCTGTTTGGCGCGCCGGACAGCTGCGGCACGGCCGACGTGAATTTCGACAACCGGGTGACCATTGCGGACGTGACGGCCGTCGAGTCGGCGATGCAGCCACCGGGCCCGACGCCGACCCCGAGCCAAAGCCCGACGACCACCCCGACCCCGCTCCCCAGTGCGACGCCGACCATCACCCCGACCCCGAC
Proteins encoded in this region:
- a CDS encoding acyl-CoA dehydrogenase family protein, whose translation is MATQDLEEFRRELRGWLASNLPNELRPENAAQLLETERVPRLRAWQAKLAEARWVGITWPVEYGGRGASIPEQIVYTEEMARAGAPEVVGSLGIGIAGPPVIAYGTEEQRRRFARRILTAEDLWCFGFSEPSAGSDLASLRTKAILEGDSFVLNGQKVWTTLAHRADWCMVLCRTDPESARRKGISCLLVDMKSPGITVRPLRQMGGQAEFNEVFFENVRVPRDNLLGELNNGWQIATAALQNERGILYVVEMQILLTKGRDALMRWARERGATRDPVTRQALADIYLGVETFRHTCQRTLHKLLRMGMPGPEASIIKLHWTELTQTMPRVGMSILGAAGLLYDTPQPNSQRFNPAQWLQGAFLGAPAASIASGTSEIMRGIIAMQVLGLPRGT